A region of Natribaculum luteum DNA encodes the following proteins:
- a CDS encoding SAM hydrolase/SAM-dependent halogenase family protein: MITLSSDFGSPYPAAMKGVLLQRTDARLVDVAHDFPRQDVRTAAFWLREVLPYFPPATHLVVVDPGVGTDRNAVVIRAGEHALVGPDNGVLLPAARELADGVDLEYFRVDDDHDALRPTRADGTTPSQSSTFHGRDVFAPAAAAVHETTLERLATLAVLEPLESVVDLALPEATVDGDRASGEVLVVDDFGNVVTNVPGRYLEDCDAVRVNGERVPVGDAFAAVDPGEKLAVVGSHGYVELDVNQGRGDEAFDLETGDEVRLERG; this comes from the coding sequence ATGATCACGCTCTCGTCGGACTTCGGCTCGCCGTATCCGGCGGCGATGAAAGGCGTCCTCCTCCAGCGGACGGACGCGCGACTGGTCGACGTCGCCCACGACTTTCCGCGACAGGACGTGCGCACGGCGGCGTTCTGGCTGCGCGAGGTGCTGCCCTACTTTCCGCCCGCGACGCACCTCGTGGTCGTCGACCCGGGCGTCGGCACCGACCGGAACGCCGTCGTGATCCGCGCCGGCGAGCACGCGCTCGTCGGCCCGGACAACGGCGTCCTCCTCCCCGCCGCGCGCGAACTCGCGGACGGTGTCGACCTCGAGTACTTCCGCGTCGACGACGACCACGACGCGCTCCGTCCAACGAGAGCAGACGGAACGACCCCGTCACAGAGCAGCACCTTCCACGGCCGGGACGTCTTCGCCCCCGCCGCCGCCGCGGTCCACGAGACGACCCTCGAGCGCCTCGCGACGCTCGCCGTCCTCGAGCCCCTCGAGTCGGTCGTCGACCTCGCGCTCCCCGAGGCGACCGTCGACGGCGACCGGGCGAGCGGCGAGGTGCTCGTCGTGGACGACTTCGGCAACGTCGTCACGAACGTTCCCGGGCGCTACCTCGAGGACTGTGACGCCGTCCGGGTGAACGGCGAGCGGGTGCCGGTCGGCGACGCGTTCGCGGCAGTCGACCCAGGCGAGAAACTGGCGGTCGTCGGCAGCCACGGCTACGTCGAACTCGACGTCAACCAGGGCCGCGGCGACGAGGCGTTCGACCTCGAGACGGGCGACGAGGTGCGACTCGAGCGGGGCTGA
- a CDS encoding YkgJ family cysteine cluster protein, which produces MHTLTLEEELARARELSVDELADAIESIGFECTRCGACCTRDGDDDHTATVFPDEVRRLEDATGREWRDVARPMPYGLTETDEGLSGETFEWALQTDACGDCVFYEEDDAGRGACVAHDDRPLICRTYPFSVALGGTSQPMGEAVDEEGLVRAHECEGLGRDISREDAEELAQALKERAVRELEEAIAVRDTYRPADPDPGEVVVHDSEGAKRADGSPLEE; this is translated from the coding sequence GTGCACACCCTCACCCTCGAGGAGGAACTCGCCCGCGCTCGCGAACTGTCGGTCGACGAGCTGGCCGACGCCATCGAGTCGATCGGCTTCGAGTGTACGCGCTGTGGGGCCTGCTGTACGCGAGACGGCGACGACGACCACACCGCGACAGTGTTCCCCGACGAGGTCCGGCGACTCGAGGACGCGACCGGCCGCGAGTGGCGCGACGTCGCACGCCCGATGCCCTACGGCCTGACCGAGACCGACGAGGGGCTCTCGGGCGAGACCTTCGAGTGGGCGCTCCAGACCGACGCCTGTGGCGACTGCGTCTTCTACGAGGAAGACGACGCGGGGCGTGGTGCCTGCGTCGCCCACGACGACCGCCCGCTGATCTGTCGGACCTACCCGTTCAGCGTCGCACTCGGCGGGACCAGCCAGCCGATGGGTGAGGCCGTCGACGAGGAGGGACTGGTTCGCGCCCACGAGTGCGAGGGGCTCGGCCGCGACATCTCCCGCGAGGACGCCGAGGAACTGGCCCAGGCGCTGAAAGAACGTGCAGTGCGAGAGCTCGAGGAGGCGATCGCCGTCCGGGACACCTATCGACCCGCCGATCCGGACCCCGGCGAGGTCGTCGTCCACGACTCCGAGGGAGCGAAACGGGCGGATGGGTCGCCACTCGAGGAGTAA
- a CDS encoding MarR family transcriptional regulator, with product MSMSTTEERTAAAEETLSESEYRDRLRDLPPSAKLVAKVLESDSPLSQGQLAEESLLPDRTVRYALNRLEDVGLVGSRYSFRDARKQVYYLKH from the coding sequence ATGAGCATGAGTACTACTGAGGAACGTACTGCTGCTGCGGAAGAAACTCTCTCCGAATCCGAATACCGTGACCGTCTCCGCGATCTTCCACCTAGCGCCAAACTCGTCGCGAAGGTTCTCGAGTCCGACTCCCCGCTCTCCCAGGGCCAGCTCGCCGAAGAGTCGCTGCTCCCCGACCGCACCGTCCGCTACGCGCTGAACCGCCTCGAGGACGTCGGTCTCGTCGGATCGCGGTACAGTTTCCGTGACGCCCGCAAGCAGGTCTACTACCTGAAACACTGA
- the lonB gene encoding ATP-dependent protease LonB, translated as MSNDTNVDDPPKDRASDAPDEEPTERQGDSWSSIDDQDGDVGETVDDGPDPGDDLEGNVDEDDDIETVEDLGSSVEVDPGVEIDEEIAEDDLLGGLQIDSTEEIEVPDRLVDQVIGQDEARDIIIKAAKQRRHVMMIGSPGTGKSMLAKAMSQLLPKEDLQDVLVYHNPDDGNEPKVRTVPAGKGEQIIEAHKEEARKRNQMRSILMWIIIAIIIGYAIITTNILLGILAAGIVWLIFRYTSRGTDAMVPNMIVNNGDQRTAPFEDATGAHAGALLGDVRHDPFQSGGMETPSHDRVEPGAIHKANKGVLFVDEINTLDIRSQQKLMTAIQEGEFAITGQSERSSGAMVQTEPVPTDFIMVAAGNLDAMENMHPALRSRIKGYGYEVYMDDTIEDTPEMRRKYARFVAQEVERDGRLPHFTREAVEEIILEAKRRAGRKEHLTLLFRNLGGLVRVAGDIARAEDKEYTERDDVLQAKERSRSIEQQLADDYIERRKDYELQVTEAGVEGRVNGLAVMGEDSGIMLPVMAEIAPAQGGGQVIATGQLKEMAEESVQNVSAIIKKFSDVDLSEKDIHIQFVQTGQQGVDGDSASITVATAVISALEDIPIDQSVAMTGSLSVRGDVLPVGGVTHKIEAAAKAGCDTVIIPKANEQDVMIEDEYEEMIEIIPASNISEVLDVALMGEPEKDSLLDRLKSITGSAFDQQVSAGGSNPSPQ; from the coding sequence ATGAGTAACGACACGAACGTTGACGACCCTCCCAAAGACCGCGCTTCGGACGCTCCCGACGAGGAGCCGACGGAGCGACAGGGAGACTCCTGGTCTTCGATCGACGACCAAGACGGAGACGTCGGCGAGACCGTCGACGACGGTCCAGACCCCGGCGACGATCTCGAGGGCAACGTCGACGAAGACGACGACATCGAGACCGTCGAAGACCTCGGCAGTTCGGTCGAGGTCGATCCGGGCGTCGAGATCGACGAGGAGATCGCCGAGGACGACCTCCTCGGCGGCCTCCAGATCGACTCGACCGAGGAGATCGAGGTCCCCGACCGACTCGTCGACCAGGTCATCGGACAGGACGAAGCACGGGACATCATCATCAAGGCGGCGAAACAGCGCCGCCACGTGATGATGATCGGCTCGCCCGGGACGGGCAAGTCGATGCTGGCGAAGGCGATGAGCCAGTTGCTACCGAAAGAGGATCTGCAGGACGTTCTGGTCTATCACAACCCGGACGACGGCAACGAGCCGAAAGTCCGCACCGTGCCCGCCGGCAAAGGCGAACAGATTATCGAGGCCCACAAGGAGGAAGCCCGCAAGCGCAACCAGATGCGCTCGATCCTGATGTGGATCATCATCGCGATCATCATCGGGTACGCGATCATCACCACCAACATCCTGCTGGGCATCCTCGCCGCGGGTATCGTCTGGCTCATCTTCCGCTATACCTCTCGTGGCACGGACGCGATGGTGCCGAACATGATCGTCAACAACGGCGATCAGCGCACCGCGCCGTTCGAGGACGCGACGGGTGCCCACGCCGGTGCACTGCTTGGCGACGTCCGCCACGACCCGTTCCAGTCCGGTGGCATGGAGACGCCGAGCCACGACCGCGTCGAACCCGGCGCGATCCACAAGGCCAACAAGGGCGTGCTGTTCGTCGACGAGATCAACACGCTCGACATCCGCAGCCAGCAGAAGCTGATGACGGCCATCCAGGAAGGCGAGTTCGCCATCACGGGCCAGTCCGAGCGCTCCTCGGGTGCGATGGTCCAGACCGAACCCGTCCCGACCGACTTCATCATGGTCGCGGCCGGGAACCTGGACGCGATGGAGAACATGCACCCTGCGCTGCGCTCGCGGATCAAAGGCTACGGTTACGAGGTGTACATGGACGACACCATCGAGGACACTCCCGAGATGCGTCGCAAGTACGCCCGCTTCGTCGCCCAGGAGGTCGAACGCGACGGCCGCCTGCCCCACTTCACGCGCGAGGCCGTCGAGGAGATCATCCTCGAGGCCAAGCGCCGCGCGGGACGCAAGGAGCACCTCACGCTCCTGTTCCGGAACCTCGGCGGGCTCGTCCGGGTCGCGGGCGACATCGCCCGCGCCGAGGACAAGGAGTACACCGAACGCGATGACGTCCTCCAGGCCAAGGAGCGCTCGCGCTCGATCGAACAGCAACTCGCCGACGACTACATCGAACGTCGCAAGGACTACGAGTTGCAGGTCACCGAGGCCGGCGTCGAGGGCCGGGTCAACGGCCTGGCCGTTATGGGCGAGGACTCGGGTATCATGCTCCCCGTGATGGCCGAGATCGCCCCCGCCCAGGGCGGCGGACAGGTGATCGCGACGGGCCAGCTCAAGGAGATGGCCGAGGAGTCGGTGCAAAACGTCTCCGCGATCATCAAGAAGTTCTCGGACGTCGACCTCTCGGAGAAGGACATCCACATCCAGTTCGTCCAGACCGGCCAGCAGGGCGTCGACGGCGACTCCGCCTCGATCACCGTCGCCACGGCTGTCATCTCGGCGCTCGAGGACATCCCCATCGATCAGTCGGTCGCGATGACCGGCTCGCTGTCGGTCCGGGGTGACGTCCTCCCGGTCGGCGGCGTCACGCACAAGATCGAAGCCGCCGCGAAAGCCGGCTGTGACACGGTCATCATCCCCAAGGCCAACGAACAGGACGTGATGATCGAGGACGAGTACGAGGAGATGATCGAGATCATCCCGGCCTCGAACATCAGCGAGGTGCTCGACGTCGCGCTGATGGGCGAACCCGAGAAGGACTCGCTGCTCGACCGCCTCAAGTCGATCACCGGCTCGGCGTTTGACCAGCAGGTCTCGGCCGGGGGATCGAATCCCAGCCCGCAGTAG
- a CDS encoding heptaprenylglyceryl phosphate synthase: MNVDWDGVTHVTKVDPAKALPADLEILEGTDLVIVGGSDGVTEDNSLATIEQIKSAFPETPLFQEPYSSTHVSRDTIEAADSLSIPAVYNGDREHFVGKHVDLFTEVGQKPEEIVGTGVPIVGDLIASKGVDVVSDLATKLFGEGYVVQHLESAAAAVSGVESTYTPEEVAGAALATEAFYGFPIFYVEYSGTYGGPTDVAAASRYLDETALLYGGSIDSAAKATEILEAGADAIVVGDCFHDDPKAYLETIV; encoded by the coding sequence ATGAACGTCGACTGGGACGGGGTTACGCACGTCACGAAAGTCGATCCGGCGAAAGCGTTACCGGCCGATCTCGAGATCCTCGAAGGGACTGACCTCGTGATCGTCGGCGGCTCAGACGGCGTCACCGAGGACAATTCGCTCGCGACGATCGAGCAGATCAAAAGTGCGTTCCCGGAGACGCCGCTCTTTCAGGAACCGTACAGTTCGACGCACGTCTCCAGGGATACGATCGAAGCCGCAGACTCCCTCTCGATCCCCGCAGTCTACAACGGCGACCGGGAACACTTCGTTGGAAAGCACGTCGACCTCTTCACCGAAGTCGGACAGAAACCGGAGGAGATCGTCGGGACGGGAGTGCCGATCGTCGGCGACCTCATCGCGTCGAAGGGGGTCGACGTGGTTTCGGACCTCGCGACGAAGCTGTTCGGAGAGGGATACGTCGTCCAACACCTCGAGTCGGCCGCGGCAGCAGTCTCCGGCGTCGAGTCGACGTACACGCCGGAAGAGGTCGCAGGTGCGGCGCTCGCGACGGAGGCGTTCTACGGGTTCCCGATCTTCTACGTCGAGTACTCCGGCACGTACGGCGGTCCAACGGATGTCGCGGCGGCCTCGCGATATCTGGACGAAACGGCGCTCCTCTACGGCGGCAGTATCGACAGCGCAGCGAAGGCGACCGAAATACTCGAAGCGGGCGCAGACGCGATCGTCGTCGGTGACTGTTTCCACGACGACCCGAAGGCCTATCTCGAGACGATCGTGTAA
- the thsA gene encoding thermosome subunit alpha → MFILSEDSQRTEGRDAQSSNIVAGKAVAESVRTTLGPRGMDKMLVDSSGEVVITNDGATILEEMDIEHPAAQMIVEVAETQEDEVGDGTTTAAVLAGNLLAEAEDLIEQDVHATTIVEGYHEAARIALEAIADQVLEADVDDDLLEQVAASSMTGKGTGGLTAESLAETVVEAIRHVATDDGVERENVSVETQVGASSNATELVPGIIVDEEPAHDAMPRTVEDADIAILDVELGVRTGDVDAEYSIDSIDQLNAALDAEESELRGYAETIADSGVDVVFTTDDVDDRVASFLATEDILTFEGLSNSDARQIASATGASRVGALDDLEEDDFGHADRIHTQHFGDDDLAFVEGGAAAETVTVFVRGGTEHVVDELERTIGDALDVVATALESGEVVPGAGATEIAIADRVRSEAAGIEGRKQLAVTAFADALDVVPRTLAANTGQDPIDVLVDLRAAHESEGRAGLVTDGETVEIDDPVDHGVVDPADVKREAVESAAEAATMIARIDDVIAAE, encoded by the coding sequence ATGTTCATCCTGAGCGAGGACAGCCAGCGAACCGAGGGTCGTGACGCCCAGTCGTCGAACATCGTCGCCGGCAAGGCGGTCGCCGAGTCGGTACGAACGACACTGGGTCCGCGGGGCATGGACAAGATGCTCGTCGACTCGAGCGGCGAGGTCGTCATCACGAACGACGGTGCGACCATCCTCGAGGAGATGGACATCGAACACCCCGCCGCACAGATGATCGTCGAAGTCGCCGAAACCCAGGAGGACGAGGTCGGCGACGGGACGACGACGGCCGCGGTGCTCGCGGGCAACCTCCTCGCCGAAGCCGAGGATCTCATCGAGCAGGACGTCCACGCGACGACGATCGTCGAGGGCTACCACGAGGCCGCCCGGATCGCACTCGAGGCCATCGCAGACCAGGTTCTCGAGGCCGACGTCGACGACGACCTCCTGGAACAGGTCGCCGCGTCGAGCATGACCGGCAAGGGCACCGGCGGTCTCACCGCCGAGTCGCTCGCCGAGACGGTCGTCGAGGCCATCCGCCACGTCGCGACCGACGACGGCGTCGAGCGCGAGAACGTCTCCGTCGAGACGCAGGTTGGGGCGTCCTCGAACGCGACGGAACTCGTCCCTGGCATCATCGTCGACGAAGAACCCGCCCACGACGCGATGCCCCGAACCGTCGAGGACGCCGACATCGCGATCCTCGACGTCGAACTTGGCGTCCGCACGGGCGACGTCGACGCCGAGTACTCGATCGACTCGATCGACCAGTTAAACGCCGCACTCGACGCCGAGGAGAGCGAACTGCGTGGCTACGCCGAGACGATCGCCGACTCGGGCGTCGACGTCGTGTTCACGACCGACGACGTCGACGACCGCGTCGCCTCCTTCCTCGCGACCGAGGACATCCTCACCTTCGAGGGCCTGAGCAACAGCGACGCCCGTCAGATCGCCTCCGCGACCGGGGCGAGCCGCGTCGGCGCACTCGATGACCTCGAGGAAGACGACTTCGGCCACGCCGACCGCATCCACACCCAGCACTTCGGCGACGACGACCTCGCGTTCGTCGAGGGCGGCGCGGCCGCCGAGACGGTCACCGTCTTCGTCCGCGGCGGCACCGAACACGTCGTCGACGAACTCGAGCGGACGATCGGTGACGCCTTGGACGTCGTCGCGACGGCACTCGAGTCCGGCGAGGTCGTCCCCGGCGCGGGCGCGACCGAGATCGCCATCGCCGACAGAGTGCGCTCCGAGGCCGCTGGCATCGAGGGCCGCAAGCAGCTCGCGGTGACGGCCTTCGCCGACGCGCTCGACGTCGTTCCACGCACGCTCGCCGCCAACACCGGCCAGGACCCCATCGACGTGCTCGTGGATCTCCGTGCCGCCCACGAGTCCGAGGGACGGGCCGGACTGGTCACCGACGGCGAGACCGTCGAGATCGACGACCCGGTCGACCACGGCGTCGTCGATCCCGCCGACGTCAAACGCGAAGCCGTCGAGAGCGCCGCCGAGGCCGCGACGATGATCGCCCGCATCGACGACGTCATCGCCGCCGAGTAA
- a CDS encoding nicotinamide-nucleotide adenylyltransferase, translated as MTRGFYIGRFQPFHNGHLNMVEQIAGDVDELVLGIGSAGDSHTTRNPFTAGERIMMITKALVDYDLVTYAVPIEDLERNSVWVSHVQSMSPDFDVAYSNNPLVIQLFREAGVEVRQSPMFNREVLEGTEVRERMIEDGDWQSLVPGAVVEVVDEIGGIERLQMVSGTDSNGN; from the coding sequence ATGACCCGGGGGTTCTACATCGGCCGTTTTCAGCCGTTCCACAACGGCCACCTCAACATGGTCGAACAGATCGCTGGTGACGTCGACGAACTGGTTCTCGGGATCGGCAGCGCCGGCGACTCACACACGACGCGCAACCCGTTTACCGCCGGCGAACGCATCATGATGATCACGAAGGCGCTGGTCGACTACGACCTCGTGACCTACGCCGTTCCAATCGAGGACCTGGAGCGAAACTCCGTGTGGGTCAGCCACGTCCAGAGCATGAGCCCGGACTTCGACGTCGCCTACTCGAACAACCCGCTGGTCATCCAGCTCTTTCGCGAAGCCGGGGTCGAGGTTCGCCAGTCGCCGATGTTCAACCGCGAAGTGCTCGAGGGGACCGAAGTGCGCGAACGGATGATCGAGGATGGCGACTGGCAGTCGCTCGTCCCCGGGGCCGTCGTCGAGGTCGTCGACGAGATCGGCGGCATCGAACGGCTCCAGATGGTGAGCGGGACGGATTCGAACGGTAACTGA
- a CDS encoding MBL fold metallo-hydrolase, with the protein MDVRRVSVPTDTRAPGGHTNAYVLGRDPAVLVDPAGRTDALDRVVDERTVEAIMVTHTHPDHVGGVAAYAAETDATVWARRGYADRFRASAGVDPDRTFSAGTTLSAGDGHLTVLDTAGHAPDHVAIQAGADGPVCCGDCAVRAGSVVVGAPEGDMRAYLSSLRRLRAIDPPQLLAGHGPVVDDPQSTLERLIDHRLERERRVREAVVDGARTLEGVLESAYEKDLAGVRDLARVTVRAHLEKLAVEDDLEVDGDRVRLR; encoded by the coding sequence ATGGACGTCAGACGAGTATCCGTCCCGACCGACACGCGCGCGCCGGGCGGCCACACCAACGCGTACGTTCTCGGGCGCGATCCGGCAGTGCTCGTCGATCCCGCTGGCCGAACCGACGCCCTCGACCGGGTCGTCGACGAGCGAACCGTCGAGGCGATCATGGTCACGCACACCCACCCGGACCACGTCGGCGGTGTCGCCGCGTACGCGGCCGAAACCGACGCGACGGTCTGGGCGCGACGGGGGTACGCCGATCGCTTTCGCGCGAGCGCGGGCGTCGATCCAGACCGCACGTTCTCGGCTGGCACGACGCTTTCCGCCGGTGACGGCCACCTCACCGTACTCGACACCGCCGGCCACGCGCCCGACCACGTCGCGATCCAGGCCGGAGCGGACGGGCCGGTCTGCTGTGGCGACTGCGCCGTTCGAGCCGGAAGTGTCGTCGTCGGCGCACCTGAAGGGGACATGCGCGCGTACCTGAGTTCGCTCCGACGGCTCCGGGCGATCGATCCCCCGCAGTTGCTCGCGGGTCACGGCCCCGTCGTCGACGACCCCCAGTCGACGCTCGAGCGGCTGATCGACCACCGCCTCGAGCGCGAACGCCGGGTTCGCGAGGCCGTCGTAGACGGCGCACGAACGCTCGAGGGCGTCCTCGAGTCGGCCTACGAGAAGGATCTCGCCGGCGTTCGCGACCTGGCCCGCGTGACCGTCCGTGCCCACCTCGAGAAACTCGCCGTCGAGGACGACCTCGAGGTCGACGGCGACCGCGTGCGTCTTCGATAG
- a CDS encoding PPOX class F420-dependent oxidoreductase: MEEIPPEHRDLFDRKTFAQFATVMPDGTPHVTPVWVDVDDDGYVLVNTVRNRRKEKNVRRESKVGLSIPDPDDPYRYLSIRGEVVEVTTDGAVEHIDDLARRYMDVEEYPNHDAEDEDRVIVRIRPDRIVASGG, translated from the coding sequence ATGGAGGAGATACCGCCCGAACACCGCGATCTCTTCGACCGAAAGACGTTCGCGCAGTTCGCCACCGTCATGCCCGACGGTACGCCACACGTGACGCCGGTCTGGGTCGACGTCGACGACGATGGGTACGTCCTCGTGAACACGGTCCGAAACCGTCGCAAGGAGAAGAACGTCCGACGTGAGTCGAAGGTCGGCCTCTCGATTCCCGATCCCGACGATCCGTATCGGTACCTCTCGATCCGCGGCGAGGTCGTGGAGGTGACGACCGACGGCGCCGTCGAGCACATCGACGACCTCGCGAGGCGGTACATGGACGTCGAGGAGTACCCCAACCACGACGCGGAGGACGAAGACCGAGTGATCGTCCGCATCCGACCGGACCGGATCGTCGCGTCCGGGGGCTGA
- a CDS encoding amidohydrolase family protein has product MLELEHGFRVVDVHARLTPNGGVKARGRAISPERLERELHQAGIVSAVVSPEPDVDASYVAANNGAARLSVDRPFVTFARIRGSKPPGRNRTSRLRNALGRHAESERHTTPEAIEQYGYDDRFHGFTLDPGTDGLPDERVLAALENADLPLLVSGGVDAPPETLAETLLGRSFPVVVAHFGGHPLDRELMDEMIDLLERYDDCYLDTSFVRYRDQLERALLEHPDRVLFGSGTPACHPNVAVMEILTLDVSEDRLRRAFSKNAARVVEALAPG; this is encoded by the coding sequence ATGCTCGAGTTGGAACACGGGTTTCGGGTCGTCGACGTCCACGCGCGGTTGACGCCGAACGGAGGAGTGAAAGCTCGGGGACGGGCGATCTCGCCGGAGCGACTCGAACGCGAACTCCACCAGGCGGGCATCGTCAGCGCCGTCGTCTCCCCGGAACCCGACGTCGACGCGAGCTACGTCGCGGCGAACAACGGGGCCGCGCGCCTGAGTGTCGATCGGCCTTTCGTCACGTTCGCCCGTATTCGCGGTTCGAAGCCGCCCGGCCGGAACCGGACGAGTCGCCTCCGGAACGCCCTGGGGCGGCACGCGGAGTCCGAGCGACACACCACGCCAGAGGCTATCGAACAGTACGGGTACGACGACCGCTTTCACGGCTTCACACTCGATCCCGGAACCGACGGCCTTCCCGACGAGCGGGTCCTCGCAGCACTCGAGAATGCCGACCTCCCGCTTCTCGTCAGCGGCGGCGTCGACGCTCCGCCCGAGACGCTGGCCGAGACCCTGCTCGGTCGGTCGTTTCCCGTCGTCGTCGCCCACTTCGGCGGCCACCCCCTCGATCGCGAGCTCATGGACGAGATGATCGACCTCCTCGAGCGATACGACGACTGTTACCTCGATACCAGCTTCGTCCGGTATCGCGACCAGCTCGAGCGCGCCCTGCTGGAACACCCCGACCGGGTCCTCTTCGGGAGCGGCACGCCGGCCTGCCACCCCAACGTCGCCGTCATGGAGATTCTCACGCTCGACGTCTCCGAAGACAGGCTCCGGCGAGCGTTCTCGAAGAACGCCGCTCGCGTCGTCGAAGCGCTCGCGCCCGGTTGA
- a CDS encoding class I SAM-dependent methyltransferase, whose translation MKGQEWYQADDVAEEYDDKRFSQGGQLIDRREKEAVLEAISPLSDRNVLEIACGTGRFTVMLAERGADVVGLDISAAMLQRGRKKAKQAGVSDHLEFIRGDAGRLPFPDDHFDTVVAMRFFHLADDPAAFLSEMRRVSREQIVFDTFNRFSARSIYNWALPMGSRLYSKSEVAVLLAKNDLTLVDVEDDFLVPYGLYRSIPNALASPIRSIDRAVGEFPVTDHLASVSYWNTRVR comes from the coding sequence GTGAAAGGACAGGAGTGGTACCAGGCCGACGACGTCGCCGAGGAGTACGACGACAAGCGGTTCTCTCAGGGCGGTCAGCTGATCGACCGCCGGGAGAAGGAGGCGGTCCTCGAGGCGATTTCGCCCCTGTCGGACCGTAACGTCCTCGAGATCGCCTGTGGTACCGGGCGATTCACCGTCATGCTCGCAGAGCGCGGTGCGGACGTCGTGGGACTCGACATCTCGGCTGCGATGTTGCAACGTGGACGCAAAAAAGCAAAGCAGGCGGGCGTCTCGGATCACCTCGAGTTCATCCGCGGTGACGCCGGTCGGTTACCGTTCCCGGACGACCACTTCGACACCGTCGTCGCGATGCGGTTTTTCCACCTCGCAGACGATCCGGCGGCGTTCCTGAGCGAGATGCGACGCGTCTCCCGGGAGCAGATCGTCTTCGACACGTTCAATCGATTCAGTGCCCGGAGCATCTACAACTGGGCGTTGCCGATGGGGTCGCGTCTCTACTCCAAAAGCGAGGTAGCCGTCTTGCTGGCGAAAAACGATCTGACGCTGGTCGACGTCGAGGACGACTTTCTCGTCCCGTACGGGCTGTACCGGTCGATCCCGAACGCGCTCGCGTCGCCGATCAGGTCGATCGATCGTGCTGTCGGCGAGTTCCCGGTCACGGATCACCTCGCGTCAGTGTCCTACTGGAACACCCGCGTCAGGTGA
- a CDS encoding glycosyltransferase family 2 protein, with protein MELSVVVSTLNGREQLLLCLDALSDRLPSTCEIVVVNGPSSDGTTGAVRARDDVDVLVEISERNPNVSRNAGIEVASGDVVAFVGDEYRVSPSWYDAVEATFEAGSDVVTGPVTGFSSADADAKRPRSVAGRSVTYFDGENVAFDRTVLEALDGFDEYLPIDGARDCAHRLAALEFTVTWCEEMAVRDEVDADGGRTDADWGETYRARAYGLAKNYGPRPSVLVNPLGSALQDGVANARALLGGEATPTACIRNGAAVAANTLYGLKDGLRARYADRTSRRNPAGLSSRHDRAVQVYDRR; from the coding sequence ATGGAGCTCTCGGTAGTCGTGTCGACGCTCAACGGCCGAGAGCAGTTGCTCCTCTGTCTCGACGCGCTTTCGGATCGTCTCCCGTCGACGTGCGAGATCGTCGTGGTCAACGGGCCGTCGTCCGACGGCACGACTGGCGCCGTCAGAGCGCGCGACGACGTCGACGTCCTGGTCGAGATCTCAGAACGCAACCCGAACGTCTCGCGCAACGCAGGAATCGAGGTCGCCTCCGGTGACGTCGTCGCGTTCGTCGGCGACGAGTACCGCGTCTCGCCGTCCTGGTACGACGCCGTCGAAGCGACGTTCGAGGCTGGCTCCGACGTCGTCACCGGTCCCGTCACCGGGTTCAGTAGCGCCGACGCCGACGCGAAGCGACCACGATCGGTCGCGGGCCGGTCGGTCACCTACTTCGACGGCGAAAACGTCGCGTTCGACCGAACCGTCCTCGAGGCGCTCGACGGCTTCGACGAGTACCTCCCGATCGACGGCGCACGCGACTGTGCCCACCGACTCGCCGCACTCGAGTTTACCGTCACCTGGTGCGAGGAGATGGCGGTTCGTGACGAAGTCGACGCGGACGGCGGACGAACGGACGCCGACTGGGGTGAGACGTACCGGGCGCGTGCGTACGGCCTCGCGAAGAACTACGGGCCGCGCCCCTCCGTCCTCGTCAACCCGCTCGGCAGCGCCTTGCAAGACGGCGTCGCGAACGCTCGAGCGCTCCTCGGCGGCGAGGCGACGCCGACCGCGTGTATACGAAACGGCGCTGCCGTCGCGGCCAACACCCTCTACGGGCTCAAAGACGGTCTTCGAGCCAGGTACGCCGATCGCACGTCGCGTCGCAATCCCGCTGGCCTCTCTTCTCGTCACGATCGGGCCGTGCAGGTGTACGATCGACGGTAG